Proteins from one Dysgonomonas sp. HDW5A genomic window:
- a CDS encoding family 10 glycosylhydrolase: MKNRDSKFFIVCLMALLFTFPSQIFGKDTKSEKSQTEKTHKFWVWLNPNDKDTDEDLAIRYKKYYDAGIKGIFFEADNERHFRIAKAQGLETHRWMWIMNRGEQYVKENHPDWYAINRKGESCFDQPPYVDYYRWLCPSRPEVVDYLKKDVEQALSKDYVDGIHLDYIRYSDVILAVNLWQVYGIVQTQELPQYDYCYCDVCKKKFQAEYGENIDSIEYPSESLSWKKFRYDAVTNVVNELTKVAKSHDKAITAAVFPTPDVAKRLVRQDWTNWDLTAIYPMIYHGFYKEQTPWIGTAVKEGLKGLNGRFPLYAGLYVPDFRDKNDLRDGIRYALDSGAAGVSIFGQVDDEMLALLKEFN, encoded by the coding sequence ATGAAGAACAGAGATTCTAAATTTTTTATAGTTTGCCTTATGGCATTACTATTTACTTTTCCGTCTCAGATATTTGGAAAAGACACTAAAAGTGAAAAATCCCAAACCGAAAAAACTCACAAGTTTTGGGTTTGGCTTAACCCAAACGATAAAGACACCGATGAAGATCTTGCTATCAGGTATAAAAAATACTACGATGCGGGTATAAAAGGTATCTTTTTTGAAGCGGATAACGAACGCCATTTTAGAATTGCAAAAGCGCAAGGTTTAGAAACCCACCGATGGATGTGGATTATGAACCGAGGTGAGCAATATGTAAAAGAGAATCATCCTGATTGGTATGCGATTAACAGAAAAGGCGAATCTTGTTTCGATCAACCGCCTTATGTAGATTATTACAGATGGCTTTGTCCCTCTCGCCCCGAAGTAGTTGACTATTTAAAAAAGGACGTTGAACAGGCACTTTCTAAAGATTATGTGGATGGAATTCATTTGGATTATATCCGTTACAGTGATGTTATATTAGCCGTAAATTTGTGGCAGGTATATGGAATCGTACAGACACAGGAACTTCCTCAATACGATTATTGCTATTGTGATGTTTGTAAGAAAAAATTTCAGGCTGAATATGGTGAAAATATCGATTCTATCGAATATCCTTCTGAAAGCCTGTCGTGGAAAAAATTTAGATACGATGCTGTTACAAATGTAGTGAATGAACTGACTAAAGTGGCGAAAAGTCATGATAAGGCCATTACAGCAGCGGTATTCCCGACTCCTGATGTGGCAAAAAGGTTGGTGAGACAAGACTGGACTAATTGGGATTTGACTGCTATTTATCCAATGATTTATCATGGATTTTATAAAGAGCAAACTCCTTGGATCGGGACTGCTGTAAAAGAAGGTTTGAAAGGTCTTAACGGACGTTTTCCTCTTTATGCCGGATTATATGTTCCCGATTTTAGAGATAAGAATGACTTGCGTGATGGAATCAGATATGCTTTAGATAGTGGAGCGGCAGGAGTTTCTATTTTCGGACAGGTTGATGATGAAATGCTGGCTCTTCTTAAAGAATTTAATTAA
- a CDS encoding S8 family serine peptidase, producing MAKYIFLIIFTLCNLNTFASEGYMFRIHLKDKGQTNYTIDKPEKFLSKRAIERRKRQNISIDNSDLPISSTYINAIEKLGCTVVAKSKWLKTVSIYCADSLFVDKINNLDFVDSTTFVWKGDTARTTVKELPRSKRLVEKPKDEYGYGDVQIKTVNGDFLHKEGYKGKGMEIAVIDAGFTNLKEILLLDNVSIKGVKDFVFNGNNIFESSDHGLKVLSVLASNRPNIFVGTAPEAKYWLLRSEDSRSEFPIEEDYWAAAAEYADSIGVDIINASLGYHTFNAPAKSYTHEQLDGKTAYITRAANMAASKGIFVEVSAGNDGANIWGKIAFPSDAANVLTVGAIARDSTIAYFSSRGLTADGRIKPDVVAVGFSTAVIASTGEVDLANGTSFSGPIMSGLAACLWQSAPNLTNLELLDIIRKSSDRYATPDGVYGYGIPNMKTAFLLAGNTPSGIEDEVLNKEPLFQIKSDSIGHFSVLKNRETINSTYTIRVLTLDGKVIMTDTLREQEQSFYLPDYPKHVKIIAISGIGVKESYKIIF from the coding sequence ATGGCTAAATATATATTTCTAATCATATTTACACTATGTAACTTAAATACATTTGCCTCAGAAGGCTATATGTTCAGAATACATCTTAAGGACAAAGGACAAACCAACTATACAATAGACAAGCCTGAAAAGTTCCTTTCGAAACGAGCTATTGAACGCCGAAAAAGACAAAACATAAGTATCGACAATTCCGATTTGCCGATTTCATCGACATATATCAACGCAATAGAAAAGCTGGGATGCACTGTAGTGGCTAAAAGTAAGTGGCTTAAAACTGTCAGTATCTATTGTGCCGACAGCCTATTTGTTGATAAGATAAACAACCTCGATTTCGTTGACAGCACCACCTTTGTTTGGAAAGGGGACACCGCGCGGACAACTGTAAAAGAATTACCCAGAAGCAAACGACTTGTAGAAAAACCGAAAGACGAATATGGATACGGAGATGTTCAAATAAAAACGGTGAATGGGGACTTTCTCCATAAAGAAGGCTACAAAGGTAAAGGAATGGAAATAGCTGTTATCGATGCCGGGTTTACAAACCTAAAGGAGATTTTACTTCTTGACAATGTTTCCATAAAAGGGGTTAAAGACTTTGTCTTTAATGGGAATAATATCTTTGAAAGCAGCGATCATGGTTTAAAGGTATTATCTGTATTGGCTTCGAATCGCCCTAATATTTTCGTAGGAACGGCTCCGGAAGCTAAATACTGGCTATTACGCTCAGAAGACAGCCGGTCAGAATTCCCGATTGAAGAAGATTACTGGGCTGCCGCCGCCGAATATGCCGACAGTATAGGAGTCGATATTATAAATGCGTCACTCGGCTATCATACATTTAATGCTCCGGCAAAAAGCTATACGCATGAACAACTTGACGGAAAGACCGCGTATATAACAAGAGCAGCCAATATGGCCGCATCCAAGGGAATATTCGTAGAAGTAAGCGCCGGCAATGATGGTGCAAATATTTGGGGAAAAATTGCATTTCCGTCCGATGCTGCAAATGTGCTCACTGTAGGAGCAATAGCCAGAGACTCTACTATAGCTTATTTCAGCTCGAGAGGACTAACGGCAGACGGCAGAATAAAGCCGGATGTTGTAGCCGTAGGGTTCTCAACAGCAGTAATAGCAAGTACAGGAGAAGTAGATCTCGCAAACGGCACATCATTTTCAGGCCCTATTATGTCGGGGCTTGCTGCCTGTTTATGGCAATCAGCTCCGAATCTAACCAACCTTGAATTGCTCGATATTATTAGAAAATCTTCCGATAGATATGCAACCCCTGACGGGGTATACGGGTATGGTATCCCAAATATGAAGACTGCTTTTTTACTGGCAGGAAATACTCCAAGTGGAATAGAAGATGAAGTTCTAAATAAAGAACCTTTATTTCAGATAAAGTCCGATAGCATCGGTCATTTTAGTGTCTTGAAAAACAGAGAAACTATCAATAGCACATACACAATCAGAGTACTTACTCTCGATGGGAAAGTAATAATGACAGACACGCTTCGTGAACAAGAACAAAGCTTTTACTTGCCGGATTATCCCAAACACGTAAAAATCATAGCCATCTCAGGAATAGGAGTAAAAGAGTCGTATAAAATTATATTCTAA
- a CDS encoding glycosyltransferase, protein MPKLSIIMPVFNTEKYLREAIDSIIQQSFTDWELLIINDGSTDSSENIIQSYTDKRIQYHRNDQNIGLISTLNKGIDICTGDYIARMDADDISEKDRFKIQLAFLAENKEYAMCGSYAKVIDENNNETGKILNLQTNDFLQINLLFSVPFIHPSMMFRREVLKNNYFDPQYKHAEDYELWCRIANNYKIANIPDYLLRYRWHTNNVSVTYSQIQENIKNKIICKELQNIGLQPSEKELYLHKITFQQFDSKTEVVKQKFEDYSQLDSWFWKIIDSNKNKQKYNEASLIAFLWSRWIVLCISQKKYNQIWKPKFASYNLSVLYRTFNLLIFLKKKI, encoded by the coding sequence ATGCCCAAATTATCTATCATAATGCCCGTATTCAACACAGAAAAATATCTGCGTGAAGCCATTGATAGTATTATTCAGCAAAGTTTTACTGACTGGGAATTGCTTATCATTAACGATGGGTCGACCGACTCCTCCGAAAATATCATCCAATCATATACTGATAAACGGATTCAATATCACAGAAACGACCAGAATATAGGGTTAATCTCAACTCTTAATAAAGGAATAGATATTTGTACAGGAGATTATATTGCCCGTATGGATGCAGATGATATTTCTGAAAAAGACCGGTTTAAAATTCAGCTTGCTTTTCTCGCAGAAAATAAGGAGTATGCGATGTGCGGATCATACGCAAAAGTGATTGATGAGAATAACAATGAAACAGGTAAGATTTTAAACCTTCAAACAAATGATTTTCTCCAGATAAATCTGCTTTTCTCGGTTCCATTTATACACCCAAGTATGATGTTTCGGAGAGAGGTTTTGAAAAATAATTACTTCGATCCCCAATATAAGCATGCGGAAGATTATGAACTTTGGTGCAGAATTGCCAATAATTATAAAATAGCCAATATCCCTGATTATTTACTGAGATACCGTTGGCATACGAACAATGTTTCGGTGACCTATTCCCAAATACAGGAAAATATCAAAAACAAGATAATCTGTAAGGAATTACAGAATATAGGACTTCAACCTTCGGAAAAAGAATTATACCTACACAAAATAACTTTTCAGCAGTTTGATTCAAAAACAGAAGTAGTAAAACAGAAATTTGAAGATTACTCTCAATTAGATTCTTGGTTCTGGAAAATAATAGATTCAAACAAAAACAAGCAGAAATACAACGAAGCGTCTCTCATTGCATTTTTGTGGAGTAGATGGATTGTACTTTGTATCTCTCAAAAGAAGTATAACCAAATCTGGAAGCCTAAATTTGCCTCTTACAATCTATCAGTTCTTTATAGAACGTTTAATCTTCTGATATTCCTAAAAAAGAAAATATAG
- a CDS encoding rhodanese-related sulfurtransferase has product MQLYNLMSADERAKLIDEAGVQRLTLSFYAYAHIADPQAFRDDLFLEWSKLDVLGRIYVAEEGINAQLSLPAANMAAFKSYLDTYPFMKDIRLNVAVEHDNKSFLKLTIKVREKIVADGLNDDTFDVTDIGVHLKAKEFHEMMADPNTVVLDMRNHYESEVGHFEGAVTPDVTTFRESLPIIDKMLEEHKEDKNLLMYCTGGIRCEKASAYFKHKGFKNVYQLEGGIIEYTRQVKAEGLESKFIGKNFVFDNRLGERITEDIIAHCHQCGKPCDTHTNCANEGCHLLFIQCPECAESMKGCCCNDCKDIVMLPEEQQKALRKGRRNDAMIFRKGKSQSLFISK; this is encoded by the coding sequence ATGCAACTGTACAATTTGATGAGTGCTGACGAAAGAGCTAAATTGATAGATGAAGCCGGAGTTCAGCGTCTTACCCTTTCCTTTTATGCCTATGCGCATATAGCCGATCCGCAAGCTTTTAGAGATGACTTGTTTCTTGAGTGGTCAAAACTGGATGTCCTCGGACGTATCTATGTAGCCGAAGAAGGCATCAATGCCCAACTATCTTTACCTGCGGCAAATATGGCGGCTTTCAAGAGCTATCTGGATACTTATCCTTTTATGAAAGATATTCGCTTGAATGTGGCTGTTGAACATGATAATAAATCATTCTTGAAACTGACTATCAAAGTTCGTGAGAAGATAGTAGCCGATGGGCTTAACGACGATACATTTGATGTTACCGACATAGGTGTGCATCTTAAAGCCAAAGAATTTCATGAAATGATGGCCGATCCCAATACCGTGGTGCTGGATATGCGTAATCATTACGAAAGCGAAGTCGGTCATTTCGAAGGAGCGGTAACGCCTGACGTAACTACTTTCAGAGAATCCCTGCCTATTATCGACAAGATGCTCGAAGAGCATAAAGAAGACAAAAACCTCTTGATGTATTGTACAGGCGGTATTCGCTGCGAAAAAGCAAGTGCCTACTTTAAACACAAGGGCTTTAAAAATGTCTATCAACTCGAAGGTGGAATAATTGAGTACACAAGACAAGTAAAAGCCGAAGGCTTGGAAAGTAAATTCATCGGTAAAAACTTTGTGTTCGACAATCGCTTAGGCGAACGTATCACCGAAGATATCATTGCCCATTGCCATCAATGCGGTAAACCCTGCGATACCCATACCAATTGTGCTAACGAAGGTTGTCACCTTTTGTTTATACAATGTCCCGAATGTGCCGAGTCGATGAAAGGATGTTGTTGCAACGATTGCAAAGACATAGTTATGTTGCCCGAAGAACAACAAAAAGCACTTCGCAAAGGCAGGCGTAACGATGCCATGATTTTTAGAAAAGGAAAATCCCAAAGCTTATTTATATCTAAATAA
- a CDS encoding ABC transporter ATP-binding protein: MKDFLRILRRFIPPYKKELILSFIFNILSALMNVLSFALIVPILNILFKINEDKYEFMPWIKADATTLMQKIESIVDVAQNNFYYLSTTYIEQYGASNTLLILALSLVVMTLVKTGVTYLSSFFLIPIRTGVVRDIRNQINDKILSLPLSFFSEERKGDIIGRMTGDVGEVENSIMSSLDMLFKNPILILVYFTTMLVISWQLTIFVLVLLPVSGFIMGRVGKTLKRQSKEAQEKWGELMAQIEETLGGLRIIKAFNAERKVEDRFHKEGDELRRMSNRINRRQQLAHPMSEFLGTATIAVVLWYGGNLILGHDASITASSFMFYLVMFYSIINPAKEFSKSAYAIQKGLASMERIDKILGAKSNIVDPENPVQLSFNKEIEYRNIWFKYQNNWVLQDINLVIPKGKTIALVGQSGSGKSTMVDLLPRFYDVDKGEILIDGVNVKNAKVVDLRSLMGNVNQEAILFNDTFFNNISFGVENATLDQVIEAAKIANAHDFISATENGYETNIGDRGGKLSGGQRQRVSIARAILKNPQILILDEATSALDTESERLVQEALENLMRNRTTIVIAHRLSTIKTADEICVMHEGRIVERGHHDELYNLSGYYRKLCDMQQF; this comes from the coding sequence ATGAAAGATTTTTTACGTATTCTTCGTCGATTTATTCCTCCTTACAAGAAAGAACTCATACTGAGTTTTATTTTTAATATTTTGTCGGCATTAATGAATGTGCTATCATTTGCCTTGATAGTGCCTATTCTTAATATTCTTTTTAAAATTAATGAGGATAAATATGAGTTTATGCCTTGGATTAAAGCTGATGCAACAACCTTGATGCAAAAGATCGAATCTATCGTAGATGTTGCCCAAAATAACTTTTATTATTTAAGTACGACTTATATTGAACAATACGGTGCGTCTAACACCTTACTGATACTGGCTTTGTCATTGGTTGTGATGACTCTTGTTAAGACAGGTGTTACTTATTTGAGTTCTTTTTTCCTTATTCCTATACGAACGGGTGTGGTACGTGATATTCGAAATCAAATAAATGATAAGATATTGTCTCTACCCCTGTCTTTTTTCTCAGAAGAGAGAAAAGGGGATATAATCGGTCGTATGACCGGTGACGTTGGTGAAGTGGAGAACTCCATTATGAGTTCTTTAGATATGCTTTTCAAAAACCCGATTCTGATTTTGGTATATTTTACCACGATGTTGGTTATTAGCTGGCAACTGACCATTTTTGTGTTGGTACTTCTCCCTGTATCCGGATTTATAATGGGTAGAGTAGGGAAGACTTTAAAACGTCAGTCTAAAGAGGCTCAGGAAAAATGGGGCGAATTAATGGCACAAATTGAAGAGACATTAGGTGGACTACGCATTATCAAAGCTTTTAATGCTGAAAGAAAAGTAGAAGACCGATTCCATAAAGAAGGAGACGAACTTCGCAGAATGTCAAACCGGATCAATCGTCGTCAGCAATTGGCACATCCTATGAGTGAATTTCTAGGTACGGCAACTATTGCAGTCGTTCTGTGGTATGGTGGCAATCTTATTTTAGGACATGATGCCTCTATTACAGCATCCAGTTTTATGTTTTATCTAGTTATGTTTTACAGTATCATAAATCCTGCTAAAGAGTTCTCCAAGTCAGCTTATGCCATACAGAAAGGATTGGCCTCTATGGAGCGAATAGATAAAATACTGGGAGCTAAAAGTAATATCGTTGATCCCGAAAACCCTGTACAACTTTCTTTTAATAAAGAAATTGAATATAGAAATATTTGGTTTAAATATCAGAATAACTGGGTATTGCAGGACATCAATCTGGTTATACCTAAAGGAAAAACAATTGCTCTTGTGGGACAGTCGGGATCAGGTAAATCTACTATGGTCGATCTGCTTCCACGCTTCTATGACGTTGATAAGGGTGAAATCTTAATTGATGGAGTTAACGTTAAGAATGCCAAAGTAGTAGACCTGCGTTCATTGATGGGAAATGTAAATCAAGAAGCAATCTTATTTAATGATACATTCTTCAATAATATTTCTTTTGGTGTAGAAAATGCTACGCTGGATCAGGTAATAGAAGCTGCCAAGATTGCTAATGCACATGATTTTATCAGTGCTACGGAAAATGGTTATGAAACCAATATCGGAGATCGTGGAGGAAAGCTTTCGGGAGGACAACGTCAACGTGTGAGCATTGCCCGTGCTATCTTAAAGAACCCACAGATACTTATTTTGGATGAGGCAACTTCGGCACTGGATACCGAATCGGAAAGACTGGTACAGGAAGCTCTCGAAAACCTCATGCGTAACCGTACTACCATTGTCATTGCCCACCGCTTATCTACCATAAAAACCGCCGATGAAATCTGTGTAATGCACGAAGGGCGAATTGTAGAAAGAGGTCATCACGATGAATTGTATAACCTGAGTGGTTATTATCGAAAACTATGCGATATGCAGCAGTTCTAA
- a CDS encoding lipopolysaccharide biosynthesis protein, protein MAKTLKDQTVSALFWNFMDKGGQQIFQFVFIFVLARLLSPDEFGLIAVLTIFTTVANILQESGFSSALIRKSDVDETDYASIFYFNVSISVIIYILFFLFAPVIANFYHKPELLTLSRFLFLAFFFNALGVVQNVHLIREMNFRVNTQVSLIAVVVSGVIAIVMAYRGYGVWSLAVQQVIQAFLRSLLLWLFVRWYPKARFSFVRIRSMFSYSGKLLLNSLFNQIIANIYPLVIGKRFSFSDAGFYSQARKLNEIPQSVIASTLQGVAFPLLNKFDDLKRKKRIFRKIVRVVSFVCFPIAIFTIIAAEPIVLIVLQEKFRGVIPLLRILVVGGSVFPLLYILSSLLQSLGKSGLLLTIEFIRNVLSVLVILITVNYGVNAVVMGASFVLILSFVICYYITGKCIDYTLTEVFKDIYPYIVIALISYVPVHFLSYIINSMLLLVIFQSLIGTVIYLALLKMFGSKVMDDFLRIIRRKPFH, encoded by the coding sequence ATGGCTAAAACGTTAAAAGATCAGACGGTTTCAGCTCTTTTTTGGAACTTTATGGATAAGGGGGGACAACAGATTTTTCAATTTGTGTTCATTTTTGTGCTTGCAAGACTCCTTAGTCCCGATGAATTCGGTTTAATTGCTGTATTGACTATTTTTACTACTGTTGCTAATATATTGCAGGAGAGTGGCTTTTCATCTGCCCTTATTCGAAAGTCGGATGTTGATGAAACTGATTATGCATCTATCTTCTATTTTAATGTCTCCATAAGTGTAATTATATACATACTCTTTTTCCTATTTGCTCCTGTCATTGCTAATTTCTACCATAAGCCGGAGCTTCTAACATTATCTCGCTTTTTATTTCTAGCATTCTTTTTTAATGCTTTAGGTGTTGTTCAGAATGTGCATTTGATCCGAGAGATGAATTTTCGTGTTAATACGCAGGTTTCTCTTATTGCTGTTGTGGTATCGGGTGTTATTGCCATTGTGATGGCATATCGCGGATATGGAGTATGGAGTTTGGCTGTCCAACAGGTGATTCAAGCTTTTTTACGTTCGCTTCTGTTGTGGCTTTTTGTAAGATGGTATCCTAAAGCCCGATTTAGCTTTGTAAGAATCCGTTCTATGTTTTCATATAGTGGAAAGTTGCTTCTAAACTCTTTATTTAATCAAATTATTGCAAATATCTATCCATTGGTAATAGGTAAACGATTTTCGTTCTCAGATGCTGGTTTCTATTCGCAAGCTCGCAAGTTGAACGAGATACCTCAGTCAGTTATTGCTTCTACTTTACAAGGTGTCGCGTTTCCTCTGCTAAATAAATTTGATGATTTAAAACGGAAAAAGCGTATTTTCAGGAAAATTGTACGTGTAGTAAGCTTCGTGTGTTTTCCGATAGCTATATTTACTATTATTGCGGCGGAACCGATTGTTTTGATCGTTTTGCAGGAGAAATTTCGAGGTGTGATTCCTCTTCTTCGAATATTGGTCGTAGGAGGATCCGTTTTTCCACTACTTTATATATTATCCTCTTTATTGCAATCATTAGGAAAGTCGGGATTATTACTGACCATTGAGTTTATACGTAACGTCCTCTCGGTATTGGTAATACTTATAACGGTAAACTATGGTGTGAATGCTGTTGTTATGGGTGCGAGCTTTGTGCTTATTTTGTCTTTTGTCATTTGTTATTATATAACAGGAAAGTGTATAGATTATACTTTGACCGAGGTATTTAAAGATATTTATCCATATATAGTTATTGCCTTAATATCTTATGTGCCTGTTCATTTTTTGTCGTATATCATAAACAGTATGCTTCTTCTTGTCATTTTCCAATCATTAATAGGTACTGTTATATACTTGGCTCTTTTGAAAATGTTTGGTTCGAAGGTAATGGACGATTTTCTTCGGATAATCAGGCGTAAACCTTTCCATTGA
- a CDS encoding alpha-1,2-fucosyltransferase yields the protein MIKLILSGGLGNQMFEYAAGRALSMRYDTDLFVDLYLLQKKTKATIRSYELSVFNIEAPISQSILNKIAIKVFGAIRSKTIGHSFLDKFGIFRDEKAQYYDKRFELLSKNTTLFGYFQNENYFKGISEQLKVDFTFRSPLSGENDKIRYKIEQMTSVSIHIRRGDYINNNSNLPVLDLSYYKKAIEYITSQIDSSYFFIFSDGIEWVKTNLDLSKFNHEFIDWNMNEDSYRDMQLMSLCKHNIIANSSFSWWAAWLNNNPSKLVVAPQKWYKGDTGIYPDGFLPKEWITL from the coding sequence ATGATAAAACTCATTCTTTCGGGAGGATTAGGAAATCAAATGTTTGAATATGCTGCCGGGCGAGCTTTATCCATGCGTTACGACACCGACCTATTCGTTGATTTATACCTACTTCAGAAAAAAACAAAAGCAACAATTAGAAGTTACGAACTTTCTGTTTTTAACATTGAAGCTCCTATCAGCCAATCAATACTGAACAAAATAGCAATTAAAGTATTCGGAGCTATCCGTTCAAAGACTATAGGGCATTCATTTCTTGATAAATTCGGTATATTTCGTGATGAAAAGGCACAGTACTACGATAAAAGATTTGAATTACTATCGAAGAATACGACTCTTTTCGGCTATTTTCAAAATGAAAACTATTTTAAAGGGATCTCAGAGCAATTAAAAGTAGATTTTACGTTCAGATCACCACTAAGCGGAGAAAACGATAAAATACGCTACAAGATAGAGCAAATGACCTCGGTATCTATCCATATACGAAGAGGCGACTATATAAATAACAACTCTAATTTGCCGGTTTTAGATTTATCATATTATAAAAAGGCAATAGAATATATTACATCTCAAATCGATAGCTCTTATTTCTTTATCTTTTCTGATGGAATTGAGTGGGTTAAGACAAATCTGGATCTGTCAAAGTTCAACCATGAGTTCATTGATTGGAACATGAATGAGGATAGTTACAGAGACATGCAACTTATGAGTTTATGCAAACACAACATTATTGCAAATAGCTCGTTCAGTTGGTGGGCGGCATGGCTCAACAACAATCCGAGCAAATTGGTAGTAGCCCCTCAAAAATGGTATAAAGGCGATACTGGAATATATCCTGATGGTTTTTTACCTAAAGAATGGATCACTTTATAA
- the xseA gene encoding exodeoxyribonuclease VII large subunit, whose translation MEQAVISLYELNNLVRGVIANTFTQSFWIRAEMSDVRVAQNGHCYLEFIEKDSKNRNIIAKARGSIWANVFRLLKAYFESETGQAFSSGLKVLVQVSVEFHELYGYSLNVHNIDPTYTLGDQARNRALILKQLEEEGVLTLNKELELPTVTNRIAVISSPTAAGYEDFCNQLENNTDGFVFYAHLFPAIMQGERTEESIISALDRIYEHVDKFDAVIIIRGGGATSELSSFDSYLLAANCAQFPLPIITGIGHERDDTVLDIVAHTRAKTPTAVAEFLIKRIQSAAIVMYELQESIITSTNRKLTEETVFLNTLATHFSYIIKDNTKDQLNKINTFTERLKNATKRVIQEEKHRLTNKEQFLKLISPENILKKGYTLTIRNNKIVKSSLELKEGDTITNRFYDGDVVSEVK comes from the coding sequence ATGGAACAAGCTGTAATTTCTTTATACGAGCTAAACAATCTGGTCAGAGGCGTTATAGCCAATACGTTCACTCAATCATTCTGGATTCGTGCCGAGATGAGTGATGTCAGAGTCGCACAAAATGGTCACTGTTATCTCGAATTCATCGAGAAAGACAGCAAAAATCGCAATATCATAGCAAAGGCACGAGGAAGCATTTGGGCCAATGTTTTCAGATTACTGAAAGCATATTTCGAATCGGAAACAGGGCAGGCTTTTAGCTCCGGACTAAAAGTTCTGGTACAAGTAAGTGTTGAATTTCACGAATTGTATGGATATAGCCTCAATGTGCATAATATTGATCCGACATATACGCTAGGTGATCAGGCTCGTAACAGAGCCTTAATTTTAAAACAACTCGAAGAAGAAGGCGTACTTACTCTTAATAAAGAATTAGAGTTACCAACCGTCACCAATCGCATAGCTGTAATATCATCACCTACGGCTGCAGGATATGAGGACTTCTGTAATCAATTGGAAAATAACACCGATGGATTCGTATTTTATGCGCATTTATTTCCGGCAATCATGCAAGGCGAAAGAACCGAAGAATCAATTATATCGGCACTTGACCGAATCTACGAACATGTTGATAAGTTTGACGCTGTAATTATAATAAGAGGAGGAGGTGCAACTTCGGAACTTAGCAGTTTCGATTCGTATCTTCTGGCTGCCAACTGTGCCCAATTTCCTTTACCCATCATTACAGGAATAGGTCATGAACGAGATGATACAGTCTTGGATATTGTAGCACATACACGAGCAAAAACACCTACAGCGGTTGCCGAATTTCTGATAAAAAGGATACAATCAGCAGCTATAGTCATGTATGAATTACAAGAATCCATCATTACATCCACAAATCGGAAATTGACGGAAGAAACGGTATTTCTAAATACATTAGCCACTCATTTTTCCTATATAATAAAGGATAACACAAAGGATCAACTAAACAAGATCAACACATTTACAGAGAGGTTGAAGAATGCCACAAAAAGAGTCATTCAGGAAGAAAAGCATAGATTAACTAACAAAGAACAATTCCTAAAACTTATTTCCCCCGAAAACATCCTCAAAAAAGGATATACACTGACTATAAGAAATAATAAAATTGTAAAAAGCTCACTAGAACTGAAGGAGGGAGATACAATTACCAACCGGTTCTACGATGGAGACGTAGTTTCTGAAGTAAAGTGA